A single window of Pseudarthrobacter defluvii DNA harbors:
- a CDS encoding ABC transporter permease — protein MDVLLVLWRQRLRRDRWQLLSWVVAIGAFALFAAAAVTQTYGNVASRTEILQVAIATPAILMLRGLPRGADQGAFTFFLIYAFLALLAGLMSTFLAVRHTRADEETGAAELVAATPAGRLLPTAATVLHGITANILVALAVFGGFASQGLDPQGSLTAGAATGVVGLAFLGVALLVAQLMGTSRGANGVSAALVVLAYVLRGIGDATGAPGAGGTTMTEGAASWFSPIGWGQQTFAFSGNRAWPLLLPVGLGVVCLAAAWLILGTRDSGSSVWGARPGRTAARPGLRSPVALALRLQSGSIAGWGLSGLALGLLAGSLGKAIAAVDTPDTNITAMLRAMLQSQGTSLTQLMVSVLFSMAGVLAAACALQAVIRLRQEEAAGTAELLLSAPVGRVRWLAGYLVLGAAAVVLVVGLAGLGTWATLTGSGDTSMPVDVLWQTALAQLPAALIYLSVPALVFVLIPAATIAASWALLALGVLLGIFGAMLGIDQSLRDLSPFAHTPVPHGDATDWSGAWWMLVIAILAAVLAVAAMRRREVGAA, from the coding sequence ATGGACGTCCTCCTGGTCCTCTGGCGCCAGCGGCTGCGCCGGGACCGCTGGCAGCTCCTCAGCTGGGTGGTGGCCATCGGGGCCTTTGCCCTGTTCGCGGCGGCCGCCGTCACCCAGACCTACGGCAATGTGGCCAGCCGGACCGAAATCCTGCAGGTGGCCATCGCCACACCTGCCATCCTGATGCTGCGCGGTCTTCCCCGCGGCGCAGACCAGGGGGCCTTCACGTTCTTCCTGATCTACGCCTTCCTTGCCTTGTTGGCCGGGCTGATGAGCACGTTCCTTGCCGTGCGGCACACCCGTGCCGATGAGGAAACCGGCGCGGCAGAACTGGTGGCCGCCACCCCCGCCGGGCGCCTGCTGCCCACCGCCGCCACAGTGCTGCACGGCATCACGGCGAACATCCTCGTGGCGCTCGCGGTCTTCGGCGGGTTCGCCTCCCAGGGCCTGGACCCGCAAGGCTCCCTCACCGCAGGAGCCGCCACGGGCGTCGTCGGGCTGGCCTTCCTCGGCGTGGCGCTGCTGGTGGCCCAGCTCATGGGAACGTCACGCGGCGCGAATGGCGTCTCGGCGGCGCTGGTGGTGCTCGCGTACGTCCTGCGCGGGATCGGGGACGCCACCGGGGCGCCGGGCGCCGGTGGGACCACCATGACCGAAGGTGCGGCAAGCTGGTTCTCGCCGATTGGCTGGGGCCAGCAAACATTCGCCTTTTCGGGGAACCGTGCCTGGCCGCTGCTCCTGCCGGTGGGGCTGGGCGTTGTTTGCCTTGCGGCAGCCTGGCTGATCCTCGGCACGCGGGACAGCGGGTCCAGCGTCTGGGGAGCGCGGCCGGGACGCACCGCCGCCCGGCCGGGGCTTCGAAGCCCGGTTGCGCTGGCACTGCGGCTGCAGTCCGGGTCGATCGCTGGTTGGGGGCTCAGCGGGCTGGCCCTGGGCCTGCTGGCGGGTTCGCTCGGAAAGGCGATTGCCGCCGTCGACACCCCCGACACCAACATCACTGCCATGCTGCGGGCAATGCTGCAGTCCCAGGGGACCTCGCTGACGCAGCTGATGGTGTCGGTGCTCTTCTCCATGGCCGGGGTCCTGGCAGCGGCGTGCGCACTGCAGGCCGTGATCAGGCTTCGGCAGGAGGAAGCAGCCGGGACCGCCGAACTCCTGCTGTCCGCCCCGGTGGGACGGGTCCGATGGCTGGCCGGATACCTGGTGCTGGGCGCGGCGGCCGTGGTGCTGGTAGTGGGCCTAGCGGGGCTGGGGACATGGGCGACGCTCACCGGCTCCGGAGATACCTCCATGCCCGTTGATGTCCTGTGGCAAACGGCTCTGGCCCAGCTGCCGGCGGCCCTGATCTACCTTTCCGTGCCGGCGCTGGTGTTCGTCCTGATTCCCGCAGCGACCATTGCCGCCAGCTGGGCACTGCTGGCCCTCGGCGTACTGCTGGGCATCTTTGGCGCCATGCTGGGGATCGACCAAAGCCTGCGGGATCTGTCACCGTTCGCGCACACCCCGGTGCCGCACGGGGATGCCACGGACTGGAGCGGCGCGTGGTGGATGCTGGTGATCGCGATTCTCGCCGCCGTGCTGGCGGTTGCAGCGATGCGGCGGCGGGAGGTGGGCGCGGCATGA